In Hippocampus zosterae strain Florida chromosome 21, ASM2543408v3, whole genome shotgun sequence, the genomic window aaagACAGGGCTGGGCATTTTCGAGCTGGTCCGAGTGATATTTTCCTTATTattaatacatttttcattcattcattcatcttccgagccgcttgatcctcactagggtcgcggggggtgctggagcccatcccagccgtctccgacaccctgaatcggttgccagccaatcgcagggcacacagaaacgaacaaccattcgcactcacactcacacctagggacaatttcgagtgttcaatcagcctgctacgcatgtttttggaatgtgggaggaaaccggagcacccggagaaaacccacgtaggcctggggagaacatgcaaactccacacagggagctggaatcgaacccggtacctctgcactgtgaagcccacgtgctaaccactggactaccgggccgccctaatacatttttgttgggatgttttttttttccggctagaACTTGGctcaaatatgatttttttaccTTCGCAGAGCCTGTGGATGCTGTTGAACACAAAGCCGCTATTGCAGTTGCAGCGGTATGTGCCCACCATGTTGACGCAGCCGTGGCCCCGACAGATATCCGCCTGGCACTCGTCGACATCTGGGGGGAGAAACGGCAAAGCGAGACCGAGGTGTCGTACTGAGATTGCCGCCAGCGCTAAAAGGCAACTGGTACGAGGGTGAAGACGTGCACCTTCGCAGCGGGTGCCGTTGGCGTCCAGGTGGTAGCCTCGTCTGCACGTGATCGTGTTCCTGCGACAATGGTACGAGCCCGGCGTGTTGATGCACGTGTGATCGGGCTGGCACGGATTCGGGGGGGCCACACACTCGTCGATGTCTAAACGATAGGTTGCAAAGAAAAAAGGATTACATTACAatacattaatatattaaatatgtgGGGGcccttgattgtttttttgtattttatgtgaATTTACGTCTACGTATGTTTGTCCCTTTattgttaaatgtatttttctttttttttggctgcttATGCGATGgttgtttctttgtttcttaATTTGAATGCAGTTTGGTTTCTGTACGCAGTAAATTCTTGTGAACCTTTTGGTGTTTTGTCGCCGTCTTGTGGCAACTACACGTAATCGCAACTCAAATTCTCAGTTGCGGGGTAGGGACAGAGCCTTGCCGCTATTGGTGAGAAAGTGGAAGTGAACCTCGAAAAGGTTTGGAATTGCCCTACTTGAACGGGGTCATCTTAGTTACCGATGCAGCTGCCGAAAAGGTCTCGAATGAACCCATCGGAACACTTGTTCTTGGGGTCACATTGGAAGGAACCTTCGGTGTTGGTGCACTCAAAGTCCACTCCGCAGTTGTGAATGCCCAAAGCGCATTCGTCAACGTCTGGCAAGAAAGAAGAGAATCCAACTTTGCACGGGTCGCGTCACCGTGAACGGCGATGTGGTTTCCCCGCCGCGTTTACCTTCGCACTGGTTACTGTCCGTGAGCTCGAAACCGGTGCCGCAGTTGCCTTCCCGTTGGCAGCGGAACGAGCCTTCCGTGTTGATGCACGCTTGGCTGGCTATGCAGTTGTGCGCACCGAGCAGACACTCGTTGATATCTGCCAATGAGAATCACGcgcaccattaaaaaaataaaaataaataaataaataaataaatcgaagAAAAGGAATGTCCCAACTCACCCTCACAGGTCGTCCCGTCGCGTCCCAGTCGATAACCGACGTAACAGGCACACATGCCGTCCTCGATGCAACGATGCGTGCAATTCATGACTGGGGAAGAGTTTGGAAACCAGGATCAAATCTCTTTGCAGTCTTCCaaagtctgtaaaaaaaaactctactgATACTACGTCGTCAGGTACCAACCTGAACAGTTGTGTGGTGCCAGGAGAGGCACGATGGTGAAATTCACTTGGGGCACGGTGGGACCGTCGAATGGAAGCGGTGCGCTCATATTCACTAAAAACAACAATCGATGCCTTTGACATGTAGCGAAGACACTTTCGACATGTTTGTTGTCACCAGCCTTCAAATTGTTTTCGGTACAACTTGGAGCagtcagtacaaaaaaaaaaaaaaaaaaaagcatcgtaCAGTAATTGTATTTCGTGGAACATGGCCTTACTTTCAATGGTACGTAGATAAGAGAGATAGCAGATGGCATTTCGAAATAATGTTgctggaaactttttttttttaattttagaaaaattaaaaaaaattgggcggcccggtagtccagtggtcagcacgtcggcttcacagtgcagaggtaccgggttcgattccagctctggcctccctgtgtggagtttgcatgttctccccgggcttgcgtgggttttctccgggtgctccggtttcctcccacattccaaaaacatgcatggcaggctgattgaacactctaaattgtccctaggtgtgagtgtgagtgcgaatggttgttcgtctctgtgtgccctgtgattggctggcaaccgattcagggtgtcccccccgcctactgcccgaagacagctgggataggctccagcaccccccgcgaccctagtgtggatcaagcggctcggaagatgaatgaatgaatgaatgaatgaataattttacaAAAGCGTGTATCACCTGCAGTCGAATTAAACCCCCCCGCGGTGTGATTGGCGCAGCAGTTTCTGGCAACCTCCTCGCACTCGATCCCGAGGGCCATGTAACTCAAGCCGCAATCCGGGTCTTGGTCCGCCGACGCCATGCCCAACATGCAGCAGTCGCAGCACCTCTAAATGCACACACCATCAAAAGTGCAAAagctgatggtgtgtgtgtgtgtgtggggggggggtcgtcaccGTGGCGATTTGATTTTCCCAAGGCTTCCCGGGGAAGAAGTGCCTCTCGCAAGCCCCCTGCCAGTTGGCCATGGAGGCGCCTTCGTCGCACAGCCGCCGCTCGGCGACGGCGACGCAGCACTGTTCCTGCGCCAGCCTGCGccgcacaacaacaaacatttacgACAACGTACTCCCCACTCTGGAAGGCCGCAAATCTAATTTCTTAAgcacaaaaatgagttttgacaCCCCCGGTGCGCGTCTTTACCTGCAGGCGTGGTAGTGGGAGATGTAGGGAAGGTCATCGCAGTCGGTCAGGGTTCGAGCCCTCTCCTTGCCATCCTCGCAGCAGCCGTGGAGCGTGTGCGGATGCGCCGATTCCACCGACTCTTCGACAAGGCCCCAACGGGAACATGAGAAGCGGTGTGATTCGTTTTGGCGGTCATCACAAATCACgtggagtgtgaaaaaaaaaaagaaaaaaaaaaggaagcgctCTTACCGTAGCCACGAAGAAACGCGCAcatgacaagaaaaaatgtCCACGGGGCCATCTGGTCGCCGTGTTCGCTTCGAGTTGCGTGTGGACTCCGGCGGAGTTGCGCCGCGAAGGACGCGTCTCGCCTTGGTGGGCGTGGAGGTGCGTGTTgtagttggaggggggggggggggggggggcaaaggggcTTGGAATGTGTGAACATGGCATtgacacacgcaaaaaaaaaagtgcattatcactcgaaggaaaaacaaaacagaaatgttCTTGATCTTAACATCAACTTATTAAATTGGAATTGTTTTGTCGTTATTTTACATTAAATCAGAGCGTACTTCAGAATGCTACTTCGACTTTACAGTCTTTAAATTCATAAGTGAGGGTCCGATTTAATTTAATCACCGTCTTTTGAATATGTCCCGATGACCATTTTATCCATGAGCCGCTTTCTTGTCAACTGTTTCCCTTTTGACCCACAAGACACAAGAACGAAACATTTCCTGACGTGTCGAGATCACGTTCGCTCCGATCTCGCTCCGCGGAGAGCGAATTGTGATGTACAAGGACGTTCGGTGAGAGGGATCCTCGCGTCTCAGAATTATCGGcagctgataaaaaaaaaaaagaggtgagtGGCGCTCGAGTAGATTACAGAcaaggagagaggggggggggacaaggttGCTGTGTGATAAATAGCTTGATGAGCTCATCGGCGAGGATAAAAGATAACgcgttcatatttttttttttccccccatgaaaAGGGATTCTTTAAATTGACAACACTTGCATCTGTACAGAAGCCACAGCGGCTCATCGCGTATCGAGCCGTGAATACATTACGGATAGAAGAACAAATCCGATTGCGCAAGAACAAAGTAACGTGAGCCAGAAATGGAAAAAGGACTGCGTCATGCATCTTGACCATGAGACTCCGGCGCATATTAAATAAGGAGCGCTCAGTCGAGCGGTGCTCAAAGGTTCCCATTGcgaaaaaaaaggggagacGCCATCAGCCGTCTTTTTTCTCCGCTTCCTCACTGGCGCAATGCGTCTCAACTGCTGCTTGGTCCTGCGTTTCTTCGTTGGGGGGCATTTCCTCTGTGCTCTCCTGGCTTTTTGTAATGTCAGTTGTCTGTTCGTTAGTCGGGTGGGTCCGATCCTCTTTCGGGGAGCCGACGGTGGCCTGGTCCACGGCTTGGGAGGTTTTGACCTCAGCGGGAGGGGCCGCTTCGTCCTCCTGCTTGACTTTGTCCTCGGGCGGAGGCTCTCCTCCGTTTTCAGTCGCCACCTTTGCGTCGGTTGACGTCTCGCTCGTGCCGGTCGCCTGTTCCTTCGTTGTTCGCTCGTCTCCGGCGGATTCCCCCGGCGGGGGCGCGTCGTCCTCCGCGGGTGGGGCCGGGTTCTCGCCGGGAACGGCTGTTTTGTCGTCCTGCGGGGGGGTGGCGCTTTGCTCTTCCGGCCCTTTCTGCTGctgttcgtcgtcgtcgtcgtcgatcTCGTCCTCCAGCGGCGGGATCATGCCTTCTTCCCTTTCGCCGGGGAAGATCTTGTCGGGGTAGACCTGCCTCAGCTGCTCCTCAAAGTAGTCCTCCAAGTACAAGCCGGCGCTGCCCACCTCTGTGGTCGCCTGCAATCACCAAAAACACTCATCGGACAGAAATAAACTTTTGGGGTTGCTAAGCTAACATCTTGTCGCCAAGGCTCCAAAATATATTTGCCTATTTTCTGTTTTGCACAATCGATCCATTTACCTTGTAGAACTTGGCACAGTTCATGAATATGAGCCTCACGTCTGCGACAAACTCCTCGGGGGTGAGGTAACGTTTGTCGTTGCTCGCCTTCCCCTCCAGCTTCCTCTTCACGAGGGATAAATCCACCGGGTTTGTGATCAcctctttgtattttttggacTCCTGTAGGAGagacagccaaaaaaaaaaaaaaaaaaaaaaaaaaacaacaaaaaaaaaaaaaagagaaagcaaTTACTTAAAAAATTACTTCAAGTTGTAATTTCAAAACCAAGTGAAATTATTCCCTTCAGTCGTTAATAAATCGCTAATGACTGACAGACAGACCCACTTTTGAGGCAGGACATTACGACTTCTAAATTGTGCCGGCAACattcataaaatacaaaatctcATTTCGTTCAACCAGACACATTAAAGAGAAACGCCACCGCTATTCGCTGGAGGGCGGGATCTTACGGAGGCGTGCTGGAAATGGGCGCTGAAGTCGTtacagaagaggaggaggagcagccgCTCGCATGCCTGCAAATGAGGAGGAACGAtgagagaggggggaaaaaaaatagtggacAGCAAGCCGCCGCGGTCCAAAAACAActacgaccaaaaaaaaaaaaaaaaaaaaaaaaataagataaataagaaagtaaataaataaataaataagaaataaattgTTCACCCTTTGGTCAACAGGTGGCAGTCTTTCCGGCGCCTGCGTGTCCTGCTTGTCGCATTCGTACTGCATCTCGGGTGAGACCAGGTCTCGGCAGAAGGAGCAGAACCACTCGCCACTGAGGGGGGGAGACGAGGATTAGACGACAAATGCAAATGCACGGAGGGACTCAAGTAGGAAAGGATGGGAGAAAGTCAGGAagagcggaggggggggggtagatggAAGGAAGGATCCTTGAAAAGAATGAAAGGGAACAAGAAAACGACAAAGGAAAGATGaacgatataaaaaaaaaaaaaagagggacagGTGGAAAGAGGCGACGGCAGATCTTGCGAAAGGCGTTCGGGGCCACTTTTCAGTCTCGCCATGACGACGTTTGCGCTCTGTCACCTGGGCGACTCATTGAGCAAGGGGATGTGGCAGGACAGGTGGAAAACTTTGGGACACTTGTCGCAGCACAGCAGCTCGCCTCCGTTCTGGCACACGGCGCACCAGTCCTCGTTGGGGTcgtcctccgccgccgccgccgcgctcttCTCCGACTGCGGCTGCGCGCCGGGCGGAGGGCGCGGCTTGCTCGCCTGCGCCGAGGAGTCCATTGGGCGGGTGGAGAAAGGCGGGCCGATCTTGAGCTGCAGCGCCGGGCAGGCCCCCGTGCTGCTGTCGGGAAGGCTGGACTGCACCTAAAGATAAAGGATGAGAGCCCCCACCCCGACCGTGCTGCTCGCTAAGAGGAAATACGGCAAGGCTCAAAAGGCGAACGAACGCTCCTTACAAAACGAacttcatcctcttcctccggTTCGTCCTTGATGACGATGACGGGCCCGGGGGACGACCTTCTCCGTCGCTTGGCGGCGGGGGCGGACGACGGCTCGCTACTCGGCTTCCAGGACGCTGGCGGCCTTCCCGCGTCGAGATGGCGGGAGGGTGACGGAGAAAGAGACGGCATATTGGAAATCGGACACGCGTGGACACGGTGAACACGGAGGCCGCGTTGCAATTCGGATTTCGGCGTGGTTGTTCATTGCTTACCCGCCGCTTCGCTCCGACGACGACGGTTTGACCGTGGGCGAGTTGTGCCTTCCTTgagcttgacacacacacaccccaaaaaaaaaaaaaaaaaaaaaaaaaaaaaaaggggggtggggggcgggggagaaaGAGTGAGGATGGAACCAAGCGTGGAATTTGTGGTGTGCTGTTTTATGGGAGTGAGTGTACCCAGTTTGTCAGCGCTTGTCGCTAGGCTTCTCGCAAGAGCGATGCTAAGGGACGACGGGACCGCGCCGCAGCCTTCGCTCCTCTTCAGGTAGGAGAGCTCGGCCAGGTTCCGCTgagggacagaaaaaaaaaaaaaaaaaaatcaaatatattgtggGGGGAagttggagggggcggggcttattGGACCGACCTGGATGGGCGGTACTTGCGAGGCCCCTCCAGTGGACACAGGATGCGGGTAGCGAAACACGCCCTGCGATACAAGCGAAGGTTTGAGCGCGTCTCGGAGGGAGACTCCATCTTTGTTCCTGCTACTCTCACGCAATTGCAAACTTTTCCATCGTGGCGTATGAAACCCCGGTTGAGGAGTCCGGTTTGAAGCGACACAATTTGGTTTTTTTGCGTCCTCGCCTCTCACCTGAGGAGACGGGAAGCCGGTGTTCTGCAGCAGCGAGGAGTTGGGACTCCTGGTGTTGCCATGGGCGGTGCCGTATCGGCGTCCCATCTGCGGCAAGCCGCCGTGGACCTGCGATGGGGAGGAGCCGCCCTGGATGGGTCGCGTCGGAGGCGGGGGACCGGGAGGGGGTCCGTGGGGCCCGGGGGGGAGTCGGCTATTCTGGTACCAGGACCAATGGTTGGACGCGGCCTGCCTGTGGGGCTGCTGGGAAATTTTGTCAACCTGAGACAGAGGATTTTGTCAAAGCAAAGAGCAAACATTTCACGGGCTCGCGTTATCTGAGTGGCATTGAGGGCCAAAAGGGGAAATCCTCCGACCTGCATCTGCAGCTGGGCCAGCGTACTCTGGCGCTGCTGCGCGGATAACGAGAGCCCCCCGCTCGCCGGCTCTCCTCTGGCACCTCCTTGGTTGGGCATGGACGCCTGAACGGAGCTTCTTTCAACCACCAGAGAACCTGGAGACCACAAGTCAACCACTAAAAACTCTTATCGGACGAGGCGCCGGTTTCGGAGGAagttgttttttgggtttttttggtcaattaATATTTTTCACGAAcgagaacgagatcccggttacaagcggccgaaatgagttttctccgcagggtgtccgggctctcccttagagataaggtgagaagctcggtcatccgggaggggctcagagtcgagccgcttctcctccatatcgagaggagccagatgaggtggcttgggcatctgattcggatgcctcctgtgcgcctccccggtgaggtgttccggtcatgccccaccgggaggagaccccgaggaagacccaggacacgctggagagactatgtcacccagcttgcctgggaacgactcgggatccctcggggagagctggacgaagtagctagggagagggaagtctgggcttccctgctaaagctgttgcccccgcgacccggccccggataagcggtagatgatggatggatggatggataattcattcatccatcttccgaaccgcttgatcctcactagggtcgcggggggtgctggagcctatcccagctgtcttcgggcagtaggcgggggacaccttgaatcggttgccagccaatcgcagggcacacagaaacgaacaaccactcacacctagggacaatttagggtgttcaatcagcctgccatgcatgtttttggaatgtgggaggaaatcggagcacccggagaaaacccacgcaggcccggggagaacatgcaaactccacacagggaggccggagctggaatcgaacccggtacctctgcactgtgaagccgacgtgctaaccactggactaccgggccaccctggatggataatatttttcacaattaGCGTTAGCATGGCTGGTGTGACCCTCGACAGCCATTCCAAGTTGCCAGGTGTGAAAACGAATTAAAGAAAGACTTTTTTCTTATCACGACCCAACAGCTGCTTAGGTGAGGTCGCGACTCACCAAGGTCGACGTTGGTGGCCCAGAAGCCCGAGCGACACTGGAAGCGGACGGAGCTCTGAGGGATGATGGAGGGATTGCATCTGGCGCCCATTAGGTAGTGGATCTGGAACAGAATCTGTCAAGAGATTCGCAATGAATAAGAAATATTTGACGCGCGGTGGATTATTCCGTGCCGACCGCGGCGGGAGTCACCAGTCTCTTGCAGTAGAGGAGCGCCGTGCCGCTGTGGCTCGCCGTGGCCCACTTGGTGAAGCTGATCACGTGGTCGAGTTGCCGCCGCAGCGAGTTGACTTCATCCTGCTGCTTTTTCAGGCCCAGCTCGTGATCTTTCGTCAGAGTCTGGCGAAACCACATCCGGTCATTCAAACTCGACGGTTCCCCCGAGCGCGAGGGATTCAAACCAACCTCCAGCTGGTTGGCAAGGACTTTTCCCTTCCGGTTGATCTCCATAATCAGGTTGCAAATGGCCTTCTTAATTTCATTGGTGACAGACTTTCGGTTTTCTTCAACCTGATGCAGTCTGCAAACGCAATTTGAACACCATTTGTTCTGAAGTGACGCACGACATCCGACGTCCGTAAATTTTTTTACCCGTTGCTGATGCAGTTGGAGACCTCCTCAACGGCCTTCCTTTTTTCTTGCAGCTGCTGCGTCATGTTCTCCAGATACTGTCTGTGGTTCCTGTACGCATCCTCCAAAAACTGATAGCTAGACACAAACGACGTGGAAGCaaaaaatttgtatttattttcccctcatatatatatatatatatatataattatataaaataataatataaaaactaaataataatttttacataaataatgagggtaatatatatatatatatatatatatatatatatatatatatatattaccctcattatttattttaaaaaattaatttatttttaaaaaattaataaataaaaaaatcaatcaatcaatgaaacGATCACGCGTGCGTGCGACAGATTGCTTGGTCATATTCCTACTTGTGATCTTTGTGTTTTAGCAGCTGGCAGTCGCGACAGGTGAGACGATCGCACGTCTCGCAAAAAAGCTTCAGCGGCTCCTGCTTATGGATGTCACAAAACACGGGCTTCAGCGAGGAAACAGCCACCGCTTCTGTACATgagaaagggggcggggcaattaaaaacacacgcacacaaattacAGACATGTTAAACTGCTTGAGTCGCCCTACCTGGAGACATTTCTTTCTTCTGCCGTATGGTGTGATCCCTGGTGAATTTGACCCTCTGGTGCGCCTCGATACAGGTCACACACAAGAACTCCACGCACTCCAAACAGTAACCCGTCGCCTCCGTGTTGTCGTCACAGCTCATACACACCTGACAGAACAGAGGAGGAAATGTGAATACGAGGCCAACacgaaatggggggggggggggggacgtcgtGACTTCAGCTGCCCCAACCTGGCTGTTTTTCTCCATGGTGCTACTCGGCACCTCGGCCGAGTCCTTGACAAAGAAGTTGTCCAACATGTCCATTTCCCAGCATTCCTGGCGGCATACTGGACAGCGGATGGTCCCCACTGGATGGAGAGATCAGGCGCCAAGTTTAAGTCTGACAATGGAACTGGTGTCAGGGGGGAGTGGGTTtaaactttaaaatatatactttgCAACTGGTTAACCAGTTATATTATAAATGCGTTAACGATTAACGCATCATGCATAGTGTTGATgggtggggggtgctgcagcttGACTCACATTGCTTGTTGTTTTCCACATGGCCGAGGGGGTGGAGGGAGTGGTCCCTCCTGGGTTCGACTCCCCTGAACGGCGCTGGCAGGCATCGCTTGCAGAACGAGTGAAGGCAAGGGAGCAGTTTGGGCTCTCGGTTATGAAAGCTCAACTTACAGATGGGGCATGTGTCCATGAGCCCGAAGGCGCCTTGCGgcttcggcctctcttccccAAGGGGCAAACTCTCCGCCTCGTTCTCCACGATGATGACAATGTCGTCGCTGGCAGGAGATTTGACACTCGGATCCATTTCAATGACGCGTATTGATTAGTCCGGGCAGTCAGTCGATTGTAGCGTTACGCTGGGAAACAAAGGCCGCCCTAGTTTTTGCTGTTAAACTTCGGGACATGGCAAATACCTGTCATACTTTTCATATATTGTCGGTATTAGTCATATGGCAGTCACAGGACGCCCGAACGACAAGGTTATTTCTGAACGGTTGCAAACGATTCGGGACTGGGAGGCTAGCATCGTTAGCAACGTAGCTTCCTCATTGATTTGTCATTCAAGTGGGGAAAATCTAAGCCACTCGTGGGATTTACTATAAGAGCTGGTTTAAAAATGGTAATTTGTCGGATTTCCAAAGAAAAATTCTAACGACGTACGTTTTACTGAGGTATAAATCTTTAGAAATGACGCTTGCTTTTGACCATAACAGCCGATCGACCCAGAATGCACCGCGGCGCCTTAAAGCTACAGCGCCCCGTTTGTAATCGCAAATTTCCTACGATACGACCTCCATCATTCCATTTcactccaaacaaaaaaaaatggatggctcgTGTCAAATAATGAGTTACGTGACGCCGTTGTGGTTCCATTTCCCCATGTTTACGTTGTCGCTCTTTGGACATGGGTGGGGTTTTTCCGTTGTGACCAAAGGGCAGGCAGAAAGCACGGCTGGTTGCCAGATGTAAATATCAGATATTGCAGCGTGGAGCATTCGGCGCACACGGTGCGCAGTTGAGAAACTCATTTAATCATTCACAATTTGATCAACATGAACTGGACTGCCGAGAGTCACGCTGTCCCCCTTTGCGACGGGATGAGCATGCCTGTGATAGGACTGGGTACTTACGCAGATCCGCGCACGGTAAGAAACATTGCGCCACATCTGGAGATGATTTACAAATAACTTCATATTACACTACtacggacaaaaaaaatgttctccccCACAGACCCCGAAAGAAAGTGCATACCGTGCTGTAAAAGTGGCTATTGAGACCGGATACAGACACATTGATGGCGCTTTGGTTTACTTCAACGAACACGAAGTGGGGCAAGCCATCAGGGATAAAATAGCTGATGGAACTGTCAAAagagaagacattttttactgcGGAAAGGTTTGCAAATGCATTCGATTGCATTTCGAACTGCTCACTCAACGACGCATGGATTTCATTTTATCTGTTAACATCGCATTGTTCTGCAGCTCTGGAATACTTTCCATCCGCCTGAACTGGTCCGACCTGCTCTGGAGAGAACTTTGAAGACCTTGCAACTGGAATACGTCGACCTCTACATCATTGAGCTGCCCACGGCCTTTAAGGTACGCTTTTGGGTTCgacgcgacaaaaaaaaaaaaaaaaaacaacgcatgGGTGCAGCAGGGATTTGTTAACTCTGAATATCGGTGGTTTTCTGCAGCCGGGAGATAACTTCTACCCAAAGGATGAGCAGGGGAAGTACATTTATCATGACACAGACCTGTGTGCTACTTGGGAGGTGAGAATTAtagtgcaccccccccctccccgatttACATGCAAAAATAATGACCAAGTATTAACAGGCAAGTGCACTAGCGCGAATCCTGCATATTTGCTCAAACTCATGTAGCCtttctttatttgcattttgctttcCTGTCTGTTTAACTGCCCATTCACTCCCCCACCCCTGGAAAAGGCTTTGGAAGCGTGCAAAGACGCCGGGTTGGCGAAATCTCTCGGCGTGTCCAACTTCAACAAGCGGCAGCTGGAGTTGATCCTCAACAAACCTGGACTGAAACACAAACCGGTTTCAAATCAGGTACAAATATGTACAAGGAAGACAAAAAGACACTCGCGCAATGAGTTCCATGACTGCACAAATTAGTCGGATCTCATTAGACTAAACGAATTAATTACATATAACTTGTTAATTAATTGCGCTACTGGTGCTGATGAATGCAATACAAAAGCCTCACTCGGGCAATTCATCTTTTCAGGTTGAATGTCATCCGTATTACACTCAACCAAAGTTGCTGGAGTATTGCCGGCAGAAAGAAATTGTCATCGTGGGATACAGCCCGTTGGGGACTTGCAGAGACGCATCCTGGTATTGCCATTTTGTTCAAAACTGGCTTTGTTTGAGATGGAGAAATGTCATTTCCCCGATAGGGTCAACCTTACCTGCCCTCCACTATTGGAGGATGAGCTTCTCGTGTCTCTGGCGAAGAAGTACAAGAAGACGGCAGCTCAGCTTGCTCTCAGGTTCAACGTGCAGAGGGGAGTGgtggtcattccaaagagctTCAGCCCACCTCGTGTTCGGGAGAACTTCCAGGT contains:
- the LOC127593699 gene encoding aldo-keto reductase family 1 member D1-like; this encodes MNWTAESHAVPLCDGMSMPVIGLGTYADPRTTPKESAYRAVKVAIETGYRHIDGALVYFNEHEVGQAIRDKIADGTVKREDIFYCGKLWNTFHPPELVRPALERTLKTLQLEYVDLYIIELPTAFKPGDNFYPKDEQGKYIYHDTDLCATWEALEACKDAGLAKSLGVSNFNKRQLELILNKPGLKHKPVSNQVECHPYYTQPKLLEYCRQKEIVIVGYSPLGTCRDASWVNLTCPPLLEDELLVSLAKKYKKTAAQLALRFNVQRGVVVIPKSFSPPRVRENFQIFDFCISEEDMKAIEGLNKNIRFVELLMWADHPEYPFHDDY